A genomic stretch from Budorcas taxicolor isolate Tak-1 chromosome 15, Takin1.1, whole genome shotgun sequence includes:
- the TLCD5 gene encoding TLC domain-containing protein 5, which produces MALALCLQALCSLGGWLSLYVSFCRLNKHRSYEWNCRLVTFAHGILSIGLSAYIGFIDGPWPFTHPGSPNTPLQVHVLCLTLGYFIFDLGWCIYFRSEGPLMLAHHTLSILGIIVALVLGESGTEVNAVLFGSEITNPLLQMRWFLRETGRYHSFTGDVVDFLFVALFTGVRIGVGACLLFCEMVSPVPKWFVKVGGVAMYVVSWCFMFSIWRFAWRKSIKKYHTWRSRWSEERQLRLNGHLKTH; this is translated from the exons ATGGCCTTAGCTCTGTGTCTGCAGGCACTGTGCAGCCTGGGGGGCTGGCTTTCGCTCTACGTTTCTTTCTGTCGCCTGAATAAGCACCGAAGCTATGAGTGGAACTGCCGGCTGGTTACGTTCGCCCACGGAATCCTCTCAATAGGGCTCTCAGCTTATATTGGCTTCATTGACGGCCCTTGGCCTTTTACCCACCCAG GCTCACCCAATACACCTCTCCAAGTGCACGTTCTGTGTCTCACCCTGGGCTACTTCATCTTCGACTTGGGCTGGTGCATCTACTTCCGGTCTGAGGGGCCTCTGATGCTGGCTCACCACACACTGAGTATTTTGGGCATCATCGTGGCCCTGGTGCTTGGAGAGTCGGGCACAGAGGTCAATGCGGTCCTCTTCGGAAGCGAGATTACCAACCCCCTGCTACAGATGCGCTGGTTTCTTCGTGAAACAGGCCGTTACCATAGTTTCACTGGAGACGTGGTGGACTTCCTCTTTGTGGCCCTGTTTACTGGAGTGAGGATTGGTGTAGGAGCTTgcctcctcttctgtgaaatggtcTCACCCGTGCCCAAGTGGTTTGTGAAGGTCGGGGGAGTGGCAATGTATGTGGTGTCTTGGTGTTTCATGTTTAGCATCTGGCGCTTTGCATGGAGGAAAAGCATCAAGAAGTACCACACCTGGAGAAGCAGGTGGAGTGAGGAGCGGCAGCTCAGACTTAATGGACATCTCAAGACACACTAG